A part of Perognathus longimembris pacificus isolate PPM17 chromosome 18, ASM2315922v1, whole genome shotgun sequence genomic DNA contains:
- the LOC125367228 gene encoding LOW QUALITY PROTEIN: olfactory receptor 8B3-like (The sequence of the model RefSeq protein was modified relative to this genomic sequence to represent the inferred CDS: deleted 1 base in 1 codon), with translation MGPTNGSFVTEFILMGLTDQVNLQIPLVLLFLIMYAVTALGNLGIILIALNSHLHHTMYFFLFNLSLIYLCYSSVITPNMLMNFVLSKNIISYIGCMSQLYFIIFFIISECFMLTMMAYDCYVAICSPLLYNISMSPNVCSYLILVSYLVVFSGSMVNFGCVLRLTFCDRNIINHYFCDVQPLLQLSCTSTYVSELEIFIASVINIIVPSFTILISYTFILSSILNMSFSEGRSKAFSNCSSHIIAVSLFFGSGEFMCFKPLSAGSLDEGKISSVFYTIVVPMMNPFIYSLRNKDLKTALRKTLQRKKI, from the exons ATGGGTCCAACAAATGGCTCTTTTGTGACTGAATTCATACTGATGGGACTAACAGACCAGGTGAACTTACAAATACCCCTGGTTCTTCTGTTTCTAATAATGTATGCGGTCACTGCATTGGGAAATTTGGGGATAATTCTCATTGCATTGAATTCACATCTTCACCACaccatgtactttttcctttttaatttgtcCCTCATCTACCTCTGTTACTCTTCTGTGATTACCCCTAATATGCTGATGAACTTTGTACTGAGCAAGAATATTATCTCTTACATTGGATGCATGAGTCAgctctactttattatttttttcattatttctgaatGCTTCATGTTGACAATGATGGCTTATGactgctatgtggccatctgcagtCCACTGCTCTATAACATTTCCATGTCCCCTAATGTGTGTTCCTATCTTATCCTTGTTTCCTACCTGGTGGTATTTTCTGGTTCCATGGTCAATTTTGGATGTGTCCTGAGACTGACCTTCTGTGATAGAAACATCATCAACCACTAT TTTTGTGATGTGCAGCCTTTATTACAGCTGTCCTGCACTAGCACCTATGTCTCTGAGTTGGAGATTTTCATTGCATCAGTCATCAATATCATTGTGCCCAGTTTCACAATCTTAATTTCTTATACTTTTATTCTTTCCAGTATCCTAAACATGAGCTTCTCTGAGGGCAGGTCAAAAGCCTTCAGCAACTGCAGCTCCCACATCAttgctgtctctctcttctttggaTCAGGGGAATTTATGTGTTTTAAACCCTTATCAGCTGGGTCCCTGGATGAGGGGAAAATCTCCTCTGTGTTTTACACCATTGTGGTTCCCATGATGAATCCTTTTATCTACAGCTTGAGAAACAAGGATCTTAaaacagccttgagaaaaactttACAAAGAAAGAAGATTTGA